ggtgtagaagaaagtcatgcttacatttgcgccatccgaccagtcgttgagggggtacgttgtgtaccgtatataaatgaagctgaatgggaatggatatcactgcacgtatgatgcaaaaaataattccttcgTGCTTTTTGGTATGTTTgcgaaaaaatattgcatgacaggtttgtttcctaccatacggccgttccgataaaaaatattagacgctGTTTGGTCCCTTTTAACTACCCTCAAGGTgtgtttttatgcaaaatcTCTTTAAGcacacagaaatacgaggtagctgctacacgtgctattttttcccatgagcgttcagacagacgacctaggtaactagcactgttcgttTTCGCTAGGCGCCTATacatgcggaaggtgttactggttcttgtaggcaggtaatgaacacaggatgttatgtaggtgcgactaggggaaaccgaatacctctgatcagaattgagtcataccacaaaGCATTGCTTAGCCAAGTAATGcttaccggctaaacaccgactcgcttaccagtgatgcgttcgggtacatagataaagaatatgaatgtgaacgatcaatttaaaagctgttcagaagtcctaaatttttcataacagttgttcataagtaggtcaacactgtcctttacacttttatccaaatcgtatgtttgaaagaatttaaaaattaaatttgtgacgctgaagcaatccccgatatatttaatcaaaatatcaTGGTTAatcaattgtataaaaatctgcaaaaatctttaaaagatacgaaatgttattctttacaactttgtagaacatcattttcgtctagctcttcaacttttttagttattcgataaaaaccaaagccagtacgttacggacggccgcgaggaaatagctaaagcaaggcatagaattgtagcgaaaaatacctcgtTTTTgtcattgaattttattattattttatctaaataccacacgggaaaatcttgcaactattagcccaaagtgtggccaacatattgtaatcggtggtttgtaaataaataataattttaatacaaataaatgaagaaaactgaacgcgcttttgcacgctacgctacgaccatcgcgaccaaaacaccgtccgctgcggacgcgttgctttccacatggactcattcaccggcattaaacattcacccgcaaggatcgtgcaagcgcccgtacactgcgagggctagcgttgctttccacatggacgccgtgaggatCCCACATGGATTCCgacaggattccacatggactcgaaagcTTCCATACTCATCCGCAAggatcgtgcatgcgcccgtacgctgcgagcaatcccgatgcgttccacatggattccacatcgacccgcgtcacgcccctaggatcgtgcaggcgctcgtacgctgtgtacacacatggtgtctttgaatgtgttagtgtgtatcgatGCGCGATCCCAAcgcgcattctcgctttagcaggatgatcgttagtgaggtagagggagaaagggctaattgggatcgacagcgtaccgtgtatatgcgtatgtgcacgttttttatctcacttcgcctgtaggccagaacatagcggcaatagtattaattagcaggcgtggttgaattgcacattgggcGTGTATCAATCATGCCGGATTGGAACTCGCAAGCAAACGGTGCAGCAACATGCAGCATAGAGTTTTACAGGCGGCGAGAAAGGAGCGAATATAACGACGCCAAACACCACGAACACGCATGACACGGTCGTACGCAAGCAACAGCCCGTGAGTTTGGTTAGTCAGTCGAAAAGTTCCCTCCGGAAAGGGTCGCTTAGCTTTGTGGCGCAACGTGGTGTGGTTCGAGTGTTTGCGCTGATGATCCTCGGTGCATTTCCTGAGCGTTGTCCTTCGTTCGTTCCTCACATCCGGTGTTACGATTGAGCGAGtgtatttctgtgtgtgtgcatgtgtgtgtttggggttGTTTTATCTATGCCACGGTGATCTAGGATAAACTAATTTAAAGGTGCTTGCCATGGATAAACTATCGACCGCAGCGCCGGCCTCGGTTGGATCGGTGTGCGGTGTGACGGACGTTAAGTTTTCCCGTCCACTGCCAAGTTCCTCGTTTAGTATAGAAAATTTGATCGCAGTCAAACGGCGCCACAGTCCGGGAAGATCCTCATCGCCCGAGATCGATCCAGTCGATCAAGGATCGTGTTCTCCACCGGCGGCCGTATCGAATGCCGCCGGTGGACTTTTGCTCGAGGCGTCCCAACAGCAACAGTACCTGGCAGCGGCCGCCGCAGGATATAGTGCGGCCATGCTTTCGTTTAGCTCCTTTCCGCCACTGTACCATCCGTGGGGTGCGACAATCCCTGCCGCCGGTCGCTATCTGTCCCAGGCagcgaatgaaaaattgtCCACCCTTCTGTTGCACCACTCGAGTGGAGGACATAAATCGTACCCGGGTGGGGAACCGTGTGCCGGTGCGTTTCCGTCAAGTGAAGCGCAGCAACCGTCAGTGGGAATGTCCTTGCCGGGGGCGGCCAGTCCGAGGGGTGCCAGAAGTGGCGATAAATTGTTCCCAACTGAGGCAGACCTCCTGTCGAAGGTGTACGCCGTCTACCAAcatcagcatcaacatcaGCCACGCTATCACAACACTTCGGGCTCACCTGCGGGGACAGGCTATTCTGGGCCGGTGGAACCGAACGTACTGAATGGGATGGCAATGGCCGGGAATGCCCATCACCAACAGCAGCCACCGTTGATGGAGCAACCCTGTGCAGGGCagggtggtgatgatggtggcctAGAGGATGAGGACCGAACGCGACCAATGGAGGACGGTGGGGAGAGTGCGGATGGGTCGGCGTACAGTGATGACATTAGTCTGACACTTTCACCGTCCGGATGCGGCAAAACGACCGGTAAGTTATTAATGATGGGGTCATGATTCGACAAAACCGCGTGGTTGTCGTGGCATCGATTTTATGCCCGATCGTGGAACATCTTGGCAGACCGGCAAACGTCTAAACGGGTGTTTGCTGTGAAGAGGCCTGTCAATTTCAATCGAATGTGATTTGTcatgatttaatttgatttggtGCAGTCTCACAAAGCGAGggtgttttactttttgatgttttttaacGAAAGAGTTGACGTTAGTCCTAGTATTATTGGTCGAATAGGCGCAATATTGCAGTGAAGAGAGAAGCAATCAACCGGAGATAAATCATGTTGATATCACGTTGAAGAATTGGGTAcggaattaaatttttcaaggTATGCCAACACTAAGTTGTTTATTAATATTGCATCTCTACGCTAGGATCGTATTTCCTTGCAAGTGAAGATCGTTGATCGTATAAAATTATACTTCCGTGAATTAGTCGCCCTGTAATCATCCAGGACCAGCGGATGGATCTGTCTTTTCCATTAAATGTCTAAGTCTCTTGAACATTTTCCTAAAAGATCACAATCATACAAACTATTACTTGTTGAATGCATCTCCCTCTTTGATCAGACCGATCTTCTAGCACAACTAAATTCATGAGTTTCCTGTTTGTTAGACGACAGTActcaaattttttttgtctagtggtgcttttcaattcaattaattgtttggtaaaagtaaattGAATCATCCATTGTGGATAATGCATTTTTGGATGTTGAATAATCAGGATAATTAATATTCTATTAATCATCATTTTCGCATCGACGCCATTGGGGTTTATATTACACTTTAACTCCAAATATAGCGTGTTAACTTTGCAAGTTAACCATTGGATGAACAATTGGATTTCTCAAGAATTGAATGTCTGGATATGAGATGTAgcaattacacacacacaaagaaatggaaacattcTTGTAGGATATTTACATAAATCTTCACCTTGATACATTACTCGGGGCAAGAATGCGTATTTTAGTTGTTTTATGCATATCCTGTGACAAATTCTACGATTTCATAGGGTTTGTTCTGCCGAAGATCAATGTTCAATATTGTACGGCGTTAAGCTTACAATCTTCTCATACAGACAatgttcttcttttgtggcattACAACCACAAGAGGTATTGGCCTGCGATTACTGTCTTAAATTGACTTTATTtacacgtagcaggatagccAGTCCGGATAGATAGATccggatgcgatttgatacccgatTATATCGTGCCACTAGTATAGAGATCCTCGCCACTAGTATTTGTATCACCGGAACGGGAAATTGATATCTTCTAGCACCGTTTATAGAATAAGGTTTCTGGTTATTTTTGGGTCTCatatttatcttttctttctaTCAGCCAGCCATACCACGTAGCTGTGTAGGTCCTAATCCACAAGTTCTGATTAGTATCATGTAGGAATCGCTTAACAGTTGTTACTACAAGCAAACTAAGGAACTCCATAGGAGGAAGTCAGTTAATTTTCACTACTAAAAATCTTTCGTATATTGCCTTCCCTTTGTTGGCCAAAATATATATCTTGGATTGTAATGTGATCGTAACAACCGACTTAGTGGTTACTAGTTGAGAAAATTCCAAAGCACCCAACTAGAAAGGAGTTTTTGACTTTCAATTTCCAAGGATTTTGGGGGGTTAATATTAACCACCAATGTTAATCATCGAGGAGGGGATCTCACTTGCATTAGATGGCGCATATCAAAATACCTCATGGAGAGCTATTTTTTGGCAAAGGTTACCAAACAGCgtgaattattataattatttttttgtaaagtaaTGTTAAGAAGGAGTTACAGTTGCTTCTACATACAGAAGAGAGGGCGCAAAATACAGCAAGGGCATTGCATTATTGTAAATAACTAATTATTAAGAATAAcagaaatcaaaacaataatacaattttcaataaaatgtgaTTCGTTAAGTACAAATCACTTATTTCTATAGTACTTTGCGGCAAgtcaaaaaatgaaatcattctCCTTCCAATCGGATTTTTTGTACCTTGTCTGGTGTGATGCCTTTTCgagggaattttttttgggaataacTGGCCTTTACCGTCCCACTCCATTTTGCTCTTGCACAAGTGAACACGCTGAAAGGCGAAGGTAAATGTTCCCGCACCGATTGTCATCTGCTGCGTTCCCCCACAAAAGCTACACCAAACACAAATCACATTCGCATCTCCGGCCACCGGAAGGAGGGCGATAATATTCACTTAAACAGATTATgaataatttacaaaactgTTCAACCACACTGTCCCCGAATGCTACACCTTGTGTGTCCCACCATCCATGACGCTGCTCTTTTTTTAACGCACTGTTCGATCACGTGGCAAAAATCTCGACGGGAAGGAATTATGATTTGATTACCGAGCGCGTGGCGAGGACGACCGCAAAGTAAGTTCTCCCTTAGCCATGTTAAAGCCTCACGTAAATTGACTTTCATTGTAGGCGGTAATGAAAAGTGGCGCTTCTTGTGGCGTACTGTTTGTGCGTGAGTCATTTAACAGCTTATGGCCGGGGTtgaaggatttgttttgcttgtttgcttttttttgcgaaggGGAATGTTGAGCATTTTTGTGGACTATTTCGTGATGTTTAGGTTCTATGGTATGGGGTTGTCTGGTGGGAAACGAGCTATCATTTTTCACGCTCAAGATTTTGTTGAGCTAGATTATGGAATTTGCTACAAATTGGAGGAATCGATGTTTAGCGAGTGGGTTAACGAATTAGAATGGGGgcattttcgcttttttttgataaatattgtGTTACGAATTAAGCGTAACAGTGAtatcaaaattaattgttttataatcTGATTAAAGGTCGTTATGAGTGTGAGAAAAACATCTGATACTTCATCTTCGTTATCTCTGGTGTTTACTGATAAATGGATGAAGGAAGAATTCAACAACCAAAGAGATGGAATGAGTTTTAGGTGTtgctatttaaatttaaatttaaatacatgTTTTTCGCTTGTCGCTTGTGGAAAACGGTTAACAATTActgattaaattttttttcgtgttttagaaaatataaactttcctttatgtatgtatgtactgatgatgatgtcacAATACATACCCATTTACTGTGGGATTGACTCCCCATTGAGATAGacgaattatttttatatagtGTTGTTAACAAATACACTAATGATTGAGGGAATTAAATAACTTGATATAACACTACAACATATTACATGCTACCGTCCTTTCTACGGTCCGAAAAAACGCACTGGATGTGATTTTACTCAAAAAATCCGCCTACCTCAAATTTCCTCACGTCGAAACTTCTTgcaatttcgtttcaaaatgACAGTTATAGATTCAAATTCCTGCTTTGCTCAAATGCATTCCGCTTTTTAGGCGATTGCttttgaaggaaaacattaacaaaagttattaaataagttatttttttttacttcttaaaaACGGCCTGGCCTTATCaggacttattttaccacgtagcaggatagtcagtccatgctacgggaggacggtccggatgggatttga
The DNA window shown above is from Anopheles funestus chromosome 3RL, idAnoFuneDA-416_04, whole genome shotgun sequence and carries:
- the LOC125767184 gene encoding homeobox protein unplugged; protein product: MDKLSTAAPASVGSVCGVTDVKFSRPLPSSSFSIENLIAVKRRHSPGRSSSPEIDPVDQGSCSPPAAVSNAAGGLLLEASQQQQYLAAAAAGYSAAMLSFSSFPPLYHPWGATIPAAGRYLSQAANEKLSTLLLHHSSGGHKSYPGGEPCAGAFPSSEAQQPSVGMSLPGAASPRGARSGDKLFPTEADLLSKVYAVYQHQHQHQPRYHNTSGSPAGTGYSGPVEPNVLNGMAMAGNAHHQQQPPLMEQPCAGQGGDDGGLEDEDRTRPMEDGGESADGSAYSDDISLTLSPSGCGKTTDLGDTDSDACSEDECTQNSSSSGRVGKSGSGTETSKSRRRRTAFTSEQLLELEREFHAKKYLSLTERSQIATSLKLSEVQVKIWFQNRRAKWKRVKAGLNSHGLGSRNTSGSSSGATGAASKIVVPIPVHVNRFAIRSQHQQMEKMNLVGPKAELRKADLGLAETGGFERFGLSKHLSKVAPMEVTINRVEPQHQLGPTEGASKGSIDNDVGNGAGGGGSGEIGRGGGGGGGGGTGFQLGLGMCSLAAPPHSASHPVALVVNPKTF